One segment of Agromyces albus DNA contains the following:
- a CDS encoding ester cyclase encodes MEPDDNKALVRRFYAEIDAGNIGAMDELVAEDYLDHNPPFPGLSAGREGLKEAFLIFLKATPGRHEIDDQVAQGDKVVTRLTASGRHEGDLPGPLPATGAELRETAVAIHRVEDGKIVEHWSNRDDLGLMQQLGVIHMPGA; translated from the coding sequence ATGGAGCCTGACGACAACAAAGCGCTGGTGCGCCGTTTCTACGCCGAGATCGATGCAGGCAATATCGGTGCGATGGACGAGCTGGTCGCCGAAGACTACCTTGATCACAACCCGCCGTTTCCGGGGCTTTCGGCAGGACGGGAAGGCCTGAAAGAGGCATTCCTCATATTCCTGAAGGCAACACCGGGCCGCCACGAGATCGATGACCAGGTCGCCCAGGGCGACAAGGTGGTAACCCGGCTCACGGCTTCCGGTCGACATGAAGGGGACCTTCCCGGTCCACTCCCGGCTACCGGAGCAGAGCTGCGGGAGACGGCCGTGGCCATCCATCGAGTAGAAGACGGAAAGATCGTCGAGCACTGGTCGAACCGCGACGACCTCGGACTCATGCAGCAGCTCGGCGTGATCCACATGCCCGGGGCCTGA
- a CDS encoding dihydrofolate reductase family protein, with translation MGKVFSDIAVSADGFATGLNQREEAPFGDIDENWLHAWMFETYDENRAEVDAIVDSGATIMGRNMFGPVRGEWDRDWRGWWGPNPPYHGPVFVLTHFSHDPIEMEGGTTFHFVTDGIHSAMEQARAAAGDQNISIAGGATTVNQYLAAGLLDELRLHVTPCILGAGERVFDGVPPQALERVSVRAASLVTHITYRPVRA, from the coding sequence ATGGGGAAGGTGTTCAGCGACATCGCGGTCTCGGCCGACGGCTTCGCGACAGGATTGAACCAGCGGGAGGAGGCGCCGTTCGGCGACATCGACGAGAACTGGCTCCATGCGTGGATGTTCGAGACGTACGACGAGAACCGCGCAGAGGTCGACGCGATCGTCGACTCGGGCGCGACGATCATGGGCCGCAACATGTTCGGTCCGGTCCGCGGCGAGTGGGACCGCGACTGGCGCGGCTGGTGGGGCCCGAACCCTCCCTACCACGGACCCGTCTTCGTGCTCACGCATTTCTCGCACGATCCCATCGAGATGGAGGGCGGTACCACGTTCCACTTCGTCACCGACGGCATCCACTCCGCCATGGAGCAGGCGCGCGCCGCGGCGGGCGACCAGAACATCTCGATCGCGGGCGGCGCCACGACGGTCAACCAATACCTCGCCGCCGGCCTCCTCGATGAGCTGCGGCTGCACGTGACGCCCTGCATCCTCGGCGCGGGCGAGCGTGTGTTCGACGGCGTGCCGCCGCAGGCGCTGGAGCGGGTGTCGGTGCGAGCGGCGTCGCTCGTGACGCACATCACCTACCGGCCGGTGCGAGCGTAG